CAGCGCCATTTATTCTTGTAAAATTACCATTCAATCAAACGTTGAAAGAAGACCTTTATAATAATTTAGTAGTTCTTCAACCATTGATTAATGATTTGAACACAAACGGTGCGAATAGCTCTCGTGTCATTAGCAAAAGTGAAGCTAATGCCATCAACGCATTATACAAAATTGCGAGTGATGCAGTGCCAACAAAATTAAAAACAGAGATGGAAAGTCTATCGGAAAAAGCAAATCTTACTAGTCTTGCAGGTGAAAAGGTAGTAGATGTTACGAATCGAGTAGGCATAAAATTACCGCAAACTTTAAGTGGTAAATATATTGTAAAGTTAAAAGAAGGCAAAACATTAAGTTCAGTTCAATCGAAAATCAAAGGCAGTAGCACGTTATCTACATTATCAACTGTAGATAAAAAAGATGAACTATTTGATAATATGTATGTTGTTAAATTGAATGATCAAAATTCAGGAATGAGTGCGAGGGCACAAGCAGTTTCACTTCAAACTACTGTTTCACAAGTTAAGAAGCTTCCAGAAGTTGAATTTGTTGAGCCTGTTCAAACATATCATGCACAATCCAATGATATTGAATCATCGTATCAGTGGTCATTGAAAAACCTTGGTGGAGATGAAGGCATCAAAGGTGCTGATATTCGTAACGATAAGTTACAAAGCCTGATAAGTAAAAGAAATGTAAAAGATACACTAATAGCAGTGGTAGATACAGGTGTGGATTATACACTTGCTGATTTAAAAAATCGTGTTCGTACAGATATCGGTAAAAACTTTGTTGATAAAGACCAACCTCCATTAGATGATAATGGACATGGTACGCATGTTTCAGGAATTATTGCAGCACAATCTAACAATGGCTATTCCATGGAAGGAATTGACCAAAAGGCAAAGATTATGCCTGTTAAAGTTCTAAATGCAGATGGTTCAGGAGATACAGAACAAATTGCTTATGGGATCAAATATGCTGTTGACCATGGAGCAAAAGTTATTAACTTAAGTCTTGGTGGAAAATATAGCCGAGTTTTAGAATATGCTCTAAAATATGCTGCATCAAAAAATGTAGTTGTTGTAGCAGCTAGTGGAAATGATGGACAATATGGAATCTCCTATCCAGCATCTTCACAATATGTTATTTCTGTCGGAGCCACAAATACGTTAGATATTGTCTCTGATTATTCCAACTATGGCGAGAAATTAGATTTAGTTGCACCTGGAACTAATATTCCAAGTATTGTACCTAACGGAAACGTTACTTATATGAGCGGTACTTCAATGGCGACGCCACATGTCACTGCTGTAGCAGCATTACTATTATCTGAAAATCCAAAGTTCAAGGTAGCTGATATTCGTAAGATCTTGCACGAATCATCAGACAATGTTGCATTTGAAGAAAAGGATAATAATGGTGATAGTGGTAGCATTTTAGATGCCTATTTAGGTGGTATTGATTCAGAAGACCTAGATATTCCTCTAGGTAGCGATCTTGTTTCAGGTTATGGAAGACTAAATGCTTTTAGTGCAGTAAGTACTGCTGATTTAAAAGTGAAAGTAAACCCAATCATTGAGAAGAAAACTTCAGTAACAGGAACGGCTATCAAAGGTGCTAAAGTTGAAGTGAAAAAGGGACCAAAAGTAATTGGAAAAGCAACAGCTTCGTCTAAAGGAACTTTCTCAGTGAAAATCCCTGCACAAAAAATAAAACAAAAACTTCAAATTAGTATTGCGGATTCTAATGGTCTTGCCAAATCGACACTTACTGTATACGTCGAAAAAGACAAGTCACCAGTGGCTCCTAAAGTAAATACTATTAGTAATAAAACAACTTATGTAACAGGAAAAGCAAAAGCAAAACTAAATGTAGTGATAAAAAATGCTTCTAAAAAGATAGTTGGTCAAGGAAAAGTAAATAGCAAAGGCCAATTTAAGATTAAAATAAAGAAACAAAAAGCAGGAACTACACTTTATATCACAAGCGTAGATTCGGCAAAACGTTCAAGTAAAACGGTTAAAGTTGTGGTAAAAGATAAGATCGCACCTACAACACCAAAAGTAAATACAGTAACAAGTAAAACAACAACTGTTAAAGGAAAAGCTGAAAAAGGGTCTATCGTAACAGTGAAAGCAAAAAGTAAAACAATTGGAAAGTCTAAGGTAAATAGTAAAGGAAGCTTTTCAGTTAAAATCAAAAAGCAAAAAGCAGGAACTACACTGTATGTAACAGCGAAAGATAATGCTGGAAATACAAGTAAAGCTAAAAAAGTCACTGTGAAGAGATAATCTGGTAAATAATAAATAAGAACCTCGATGGTCATTGTTCAATGTCTGTCGGGGTTTATTTTTTGAGGAATTTGGGTGTAGCAAAAACGATAATTGCAATTCTGGTAGAATGTAAGTAGAAATATATTAATTTAAATGGAGATTAAAGGGAATTAAGATCCTAAATTAGGGGGAGTATTGTTTGCAACCTAAAGAAAATCATTGTCCACTATGTGGAGGAGAAAATTATTGTTTAGCAGGTACGGAGCAACAATATAGCTGTTGGTGTATGACAGCAAAAGTACCAAAAGAGCTTCTTAAATTAGTTCCACATAATATGAAAGGCAAGCTTTGTATATGTGAAAACTGTATCGAACAGTATAAAGCGAACTTACAAGAATAAAATGGCCAGCAATTTTCAACTTCGAACTTTAAGATAAGATATAGGGAATGAAATTATAACATGTTGCTAACAATATAATTTAGCATAGCCTTATTGTAAAAAAATTCATTTACTTTACAGTATATATTCTACAATCTAAATTAAATAAAGGATGCTGAAAATTCAATGGATAATGTAAGCAAGAATATGGATTCGTAGGTGGGATGTTAAATGGAGCAGCATTTGGATTATCTAATCGAACATTTCGGGTACTTTGGCATCATTATCGTGCTAGTTGGAGGAATTATTGGGCTTCCTATACCGGATGAAGTTCTTTTAACATATGTAGGATTTAATGTTTTCCAAGGTAAACTATCATACATATTTTCATTGATTAGTGCATTTGTAGGGGCAGCTGGGGGAATTACACTAAGTTACTTTATTGGCTATAAGTTTGGATTGCCTTTATTAAAGAAATTTGGTCCTAAGTTTCACATTACAGAAGAAAAAATTGATAAAACGAGCGCCTTGTTTTATAAAATTGGTCCCGTATTATTACTGGTTGGCTATTTTATTCCAGGGGTGCGGCATCTTACTGCATATATAGCTGCAATAGATAAATATCCATTTAAAAAATTCGTAGGTTATGCCTATACAGGTGCGCTTTTATGGAGCATTACTTTTATCACATTAGGCAAAATACTAGGTAAAGAATGGCATAAGCTAGGATTTTATCTGTCAAAATATCATGTATACCCAATTTTAGTGATTGTGCTGATTCTAACCATAATTGTTTATTTGCTTTGGAAAAAGAAATCAAATAACTAGATGGAAGAATATTTGAAAAAGCTGGCATTACTTTGGGTGTAGAATGATATTTTTGGTTTAAAGAGAGCGTTTTATCCAATAAAAAACAGTCAATGGATTAAAAGTTCAAAATCCTATTGACTGTTTTTATTTACAATCGATTTAAATTTCA
This window of the Rummeliibacillus pycnus genome carries:
- a CDS encoding S8 family serine peptidase, whose protein sequence is MKVNKLSKVTAWLLVFALIFGFMIPQTYHAETTFATSITDATAITEGNNIDGAFEQPGVHWYKITPTKEQISEYSHLKIEVNSDQVLNVSVYSSKENAEKDQTFEQYSTGTIPSTPAVIQFPYAWDNTYYIKVEYYGLTDNIDATAVQDGTGSQTVTSTTQPIDGTELGNASYTLKASSVKLPPSTEDATGAACPVEFSVNGKSSAKEMLKDLRLFRDGILSKTEQGRQLSSLYYKAAPFILVKLPFNQTLKEDLYNNLVVLQPLINDLNTNGANSSRVISKSEANAINALYKIASDAVPTKLKTEMESLSEKANLTSLAGEKVVDVTNRVGIKLPQTLSGKYIVKLKEGKTLSSVQSKIKGSSTLSTLSTVDKKDELFDNMYVVKLNDQNSGMSARAQAVSLQTTVSQVKKLPEVEFVEPVQTYHAQSNDIESSYQWSLKNLGGDEGIKGADIRNDKLQSLISKRNVKDTLIAVVDTGVDYTLADLKNRVRTDIGKNFVDKDQPPLDDNGHGTHVSGIIAAQSNNGYSMEGIDQKAKIMPVKVLNADGSGDTEQIAYGIKYAVDHGAKVINLSLGGKYSRVLEYALKYAASKNVVVVAASGNDGQYGISYPASSQYVISVGATNTLDIVSDYSNYGEKLDLVAPGTNIPSIVPNGNVTYMSGTSMATPHVTAVAALLLSENPKFKVADIRKILHESSDNVAFEEKDNNGDSGSILDAYLGGIDSEDLDIPLGSDLVSGYGRLNAFSAVSTADLKVKVNPIIEKKTSVTGTAIKGAKVEVKKGPKVIGKATASSKGTFSVKIPAQKIKQKLQISIADSNGLAKSTLTVYVEKDKSPVAPKVNTISNKTTYVTGKAKAKLNVVIKNASKKIVGQGKVNSKGQFKIKIKKQKAGTTLYITSVDSAKRSSKTVKVVVKDKIAPTTPKVNTVTSKTTTVKGKAEKGSIVTVKAKSKTIGKSKVNSKGSFSVKIKKQKAGTTLYVTAKDNAGNTSKAKKVTVKR
- a CDS encoding cysteine-rich CWC family protein — protein: MQPKENHCPLCGGENYCLAGTEQQYSCWCMTAKVPKELLKLVPHNMKGKLCICENCIEQYKANLQE
- a CDS encoding DedA family protein, producing MEQHLDYLIEHFGYFGIIIVLVGGIIGLPIPDEVLLTYVGFNVFQGKLSYIFSLISAFVGAAGGITLSYFIGYKFGLPLLKKFGPKFHITEEKIDKTSALFYKIGPVLLLVGYFIPGVRHLTAYIAAIDKYPFKKFVGYAYTGALLWSITFITLGKILGKEWHKLGFYLSKYHVYPILVIVLILTIIVYLLWKKKSNN